Genomic DNA from Pelosinus sp. UFO1:
TCTTCCAACCAACGAATGGATTCAACATCAAGATGATTTGTTGGTTCATCCAAAAGCAAGATATCAGGGGTACCAAACAAAGCTTGTGCTAAGAGTACTCTGACCTTCTCATTACCGCTTAAATCTTTCATTAATTTGTAATGAAATTCTTCACCAATCCCTAAACCAGTTAACATTCTAGCGGCTTCAGTTTCCGCATCCCAACCATTTAATTCAGCAAACTCGCCTTCTAGTTCACCGACTTTAATACCATCTTCATCGGTAAAATCAGCTTTTGCATACAATTCTTCTTTTGCTTCCATAATCTCAAACAATCTTGCATGTCCCATGATAACTGTCTTTAAAACATCAAATTCATCAAATTCATAATGATTTTGCTTTAATACAGCTAAGCGTTCACCTGCTGAAATAATAACTTCACCAGAATTTGGCTCAATTTCACCGGATAAGATTTTTAAGAAAGTCGATTTCCCTGTACCATTCGCACCAATTAGGCCATAACAATTACCTGGTGTGAATTTTATATTGACATCCTCAAATAATGCCCTTTTTCCATACCGCAACGTTAAACCACTTGTACTAATCATGTTTTTATCAGCCTTCCTTTTTTAAAATGGCACATAGAATTTGCTTGATCCTTAAATTAACAGAAATAAAGAGCCCAAAAGGCTCTTTATTTACTTACTATATGCAAGTGAAAAGTTATGTGCTAACTTTTCATAGTCTTCTAAGACATTAACTAGCTTAAGCTTGTCAGCATTGTTTGCTGCGTCTATATTACTGCTTCCAATGGCGAATTGTATAATACTTTTCACCTGGAAAGGATAATAGCCTAAGTTCAGCAACTTCTTGCAAAGTTGTTGAATACGTTGTTCCATTTTCATCTTTAAACCCTCCTGTAACCTATAATTGATAGCGGTAATTAATATACAACACACCTTGTAAATTTCACACACTATGTACTTAATCAACATTACCACCAACTCTATAGGATATGCAGAGACAGGATTTATGATTACTCTTTTTTCTCAAGAACAACTCTAACCTACCAGTCATTCACTTACAATTGACTCTTTGTATTGTTCAGCCACCAACATGCTGAGTAACTATTGTAATTCTACCATATAAATATAGGCCGTCAAATATGACGGCCTTTAGCTTTCGATATTGATCTCTGTCATTATAGCACTATATTAGGGATGTGTCAACGCTTTGTTAAGAAATTATTTTCTAACTACTTAATATTATACTTTTGCAACTTTTGATAAAAACCAGATCGATGAATACCTAAGATTTTAGCTGCCTTACTCTTATTGCCGCCAGCTTCCTCTAATGCCTTTAGAATGGCTTGTTTTTCTGTATCACCTAGCATGTCTGCTAAATTATCAGCACTCTCCATTTGTTCTTTCACTTTACCAATCTTCTTGACAATAGGCGGCAAATGTTCTGGATTAATCAAAGTCTCATCTTCATCTATTAAATTTACTGCTCGCTCTAGAATGTTTTCCAATTCCCGAACATTACCCGGCCATCTATAATCCATTAACAATCCTAAAGCTGCCTCAGATACACCTTCAACGCAATGCGGCACTTGCTTATTGATTTTTTTGAGCAGCAAATCACATAACGCCGGTATATCTCCCACTCTTTCCCTTAGAGGAGGAATGGCTAAGGATATAATATCTAAGCGATAGTACAAATCTTGACGGAAATCACCTTGCTCAATCATCTTCGTCAAATCCCGATTGGTGGCGGCGATCACTCGTAGGTCTAATGAGATTGTTTTCGTCCCCCCGACCCGTTCGAATTCTCTTTCTTGCAATACCCTAAGCAGCTTAACCTGCATAGAAATCGGCATATCACCAATCTCATCAAGAAAAATAGTGCCTCCATTTGCTAACTCGAATTTCCCAGGTTTCCCGCCCTTCTTAGCTCCCGTAAAGGCACCTTCATCATACCCAAACAATTCTGTTTCTAGAAGGTTTTCTGGTAAAGCAGCACAATTCACCTTAATAAAAGCACCTTTATTTCTTCTGCTTTCATTGTGAATGGCCTGAGCAAATACTTCTTTACCAGTGCCGCTCTCCCCTAAAATGAGTACTGTGGAATTCCCTTTTGCAGCTTTTACTGCGATGGATTTAAGCCACTGCATCTTTTCGTTTTCACCAATGATACTTTCAAAAGTATATTTCCCACCGTATACTTTTCGTAATTCTTCCTTATAATACTCTACCTCAAGTTCTAACTTATTTAGTTTATTCGATAATATTTTAAGATCCTTAACATCTTTAAAAACAACTTTCCCTACAGCCCCAACTGTTTCACCATCTTTTACAATAGGAATACGAGTAACAACACAATTATGCTGGTTGATTCGTTGAATGTCCGTAATTTCAGCCTTACCATCTTGGGCAACAACGTGCATACGAGTATTAGGGATAATATCGACAACTGGTTTTCCAATTACTTTTGCCCGGTCAACGCCTAAAAAGTCGCAATAGGCTTGATTAATCATTGTGATTTTACCAGTTCGATTGACGATTACAATTCCCTCAAAAATACTTTCAATGGCAGATTCTAATGTACTTTTTAAACTTTTTACATTTTCTAGTTCCGCAGCTACGTTTTGCAGCTCCGTTATATCTTGAAACACGGCTACAGATCCAATCACCTTGTTATGACTGAGAATCGGAGACCGGTTGGTAATTATTTTACAGTTACCGATATTTTGCTGTTGATTGATTTCCGCTAATCGAGTCTCTAAAACCCGGCTAAGACCTGTATTGGGTAATACATCGTCAACATGATGTCCAATGACAACTTCCGCATTTAACCCTGTAATCGTTTCCGCAGCAGAATTAAATAAGGTGACAATTCCTTCCGAATTAACAGCCGTTACGCCATTATAAAGAGAGTCGACAATGGCATGCAGCTCTTCTGCTAAAAATTGTGACTGCTCAGATAAATAGGCAACTACATCCGTCCGCCATAAGATTCCTAATGGACGATTCTCTACATCAACGACAGGAAAAGAGTTGCACTGATGCACTGAAAACTGTTCTTCCAAATCATTATTTATACGCCTAGCAGGGGACAAAGAAACAACATTACTCGTTATAATATCTTGTACAGACTTCTTCATTGTATCCCTATTCGCTAACGCCTTGATAAATCCCATCTGGTTAATTAAACCGACGAATTGCCCTTCATTATTCACAACAAAAGCCTGGTCTGCACCAGCAGCACTAAGAACAACTGCAGCTTGGTGTAATGTCATCGTAGGTAACACCGTTACTATATGTTTTTTCATTAATTCTTTTACGCGCATACCCACCTCCAGAAATCCTCTTTAATAAGCTCATTAGACATTT
This window encodes:
- a CDS encoding sigma-54-dependent Fis family transcriptional regulator, whose amino-acid sequence is MRVKELMKKHIVTVLPTMTLHQAAVVLSAAGADQAFVVNNEGQFVGLINQMGFIKALANRDTMKKSVQDIITSNVVSLSPARRINNDLEEQFSVHQCNSFPVVDVENRPLGILWRTDVVAYLSEQSQFLAEELHAIVDSLYNGVTAVNSEGIVTLFNSAAETITGLNAEVVIGHHVDDVLPNTGLSRVLETRLAEINQQQNIGNCKIITNRSPILSHNKVIGSVAVFQDITELQNVAAELENVKSLKSTLESAIESIFEGIVIVNRTGKITMINQAYCDFLGVDRAKVIGKPVVDIIPNTRMHVVAQDGKAEITDIQRINQHNCVVTRIPIVKDGETVGAVGKVVFKDVKDLKILSNKLNKLELEVEYYKEELRKVYGGKYTFESIIGENEKMQWLKSIAVKAAKGNSTVLILGESGTGKEVFAQAIHNESRRNKGAFIKVNCAALPENLLETELFGYDEGAFTGAKKGGKPGKFELANGGTIFLDEIGDMPISMQVKLLRVLQEREFERVGGTKTISLDLRVIAATNRDLTKMIEQGDFRQDLYYRLDIISLAIPPLRERVGDIPALCDLLLKKINKQVPHCVEGVSEAALGLLMDYRWPGNVRELENILERAVNLIDEDETLINPEHLPPIVKKIGKVKEQMESADNLADMLGDTEKQAILKALEEAGGNKSKAAKILGIHRSGFYQKLQKYNIK